From Oryza sativa Japonica Group chromosome 4, ASM3414082v1, one genomic window encodes:
- the LOC107275581 gene encoding MEIOTIC F-BOX protein MOF yields MASAAAAAASDEPPRKRARSAGAEDRLSELPDCLLHDILALVGSRQAVRTSVLSRRWRGLWRSAPRVDIDQREFRRACGGEEGEPVVDCDGFEDFADGILSPTLLGGTGTPPLDAFRLHLLYEGRFITFGRWVRRALTRRPASVDIHVEYGGTVDWPPALTLGDGAGTGRLKRLHLFGVHLGFISGDGGRLAELLPVLEDLRMESCTFGHEPSSPTTTIAIPTLRSLALAVVPRRTARPYALTVASPRVASLRLFLPFSRTRAAAVRVAPAEEGEALASLVTASITVLETDQELNRRMNKHKLDFLASTRNMLDRFPNVRNLDLSGFPTIALLDKASQEFPTLPSLTTLLLSECDVGANCYVLKSVLRNAPNLEHLRLHRCKFLGTPKRKRGNSRSKGKSSSTCLDSLSSKCKSLQSVEIKFRPIDNARHHDLVGLLKEC; encoded by the exons atggcgtcggcggcggcggcggcggcgtccgacgAGCCCCCGCGCAAGCGCGCCCGAAGCGCCGGCGCGGAGGACCGGCTGAGCGAGCTGCCGGACTGCCTCCTGCACGACATCCTCGCGCTGGTCGGGTCCCGGCAGGCAGTGCGGACGAGCGTCctgtcgcggcggtggcggggcctGTGGCGCTCGGCGCCGCGCGTCGACATCGACCAGCGGGAGTTCCGCCGCGCGTGcgggggcgaggagggagagccgGTGGTGGACTGCGACGGCTTCGAGGACTTCGCCGACGGCATACTGTCGCCGACGCTCCTGGGCGGCACCGGCACGCCGCCGCTGGACGCGTTCCGGCTGCACCTGCTCTACGAGGGGAGGTTCATCACCTTCGGGAGGTGGGTCCGCCGCGCGctcacgcgccgccccgcgtcGGTCGACATCCACGTCGAGTACGGCGGCACGGTCGACTGGCCGCCGGCGCTCAccctcggcgacggcgccggcaccgGCCGCCTCAAGCGGCTGCACCTCTTCGGCGTGCACCTGGGCTTCATCTCCGGCGACGGGGGGCGGCTCGCCGAGCTCCTCCCGGTCCTCGAGGACCTGCGCATGGAGAGCTGCACGTTCGGGCACGAGCCATCatcacccaccaccaccatcgccatccCCACGCTCAGgagcctcgccctcgccgtcgtgcCCCGCCGCACCGCGAGGCCCTACGCGCTGACCGTCGCGTCTCCCCGCGTCGCCTCCCTGCGCCTCTTCCTCCCGTTCAGCCGCACGCGCGCGGCCGCGGTGCGCGTCGCCCCCGCGGAGGAGGGCGAGGCGCTCGCGTCGCTCGTCACCGCGTCGATCACTGTCCTCGAGACGGACCAAGAGTTGAATCGGCGCATGAACAAACACAAGCTCGACTTCCTGGCATCCACCCGCAACATGCTCGACCGATTCCCCAATGTCAGAAACCTAGATTTGTCAGGGTTCCCCACAATT GCACTGCTAGACAAGGCATCCCAAGAATTCCCAACGCTCCCTAGCTTGACAACCTTGCTTCTCAGCGAATGCGATGTTGGAGCCAACTGCTACGTGCTGAAGAGCGTCCTCCGGAACGCCCCAAACTTGGAGCATCTTAGATTGCACCGTTGCAAG TTCTTAGGTACGCCGAAGAGGAAGCGGGGAAACTCCAGGTCGAAGGGGAAATCTTCTTCCACATGCCTTGACTCGCTATCTTCCAAGTGCAAGAGCTTGCAGTCAGTGGAGATCAAGTTTCGGCCAATTGATAATGCTCGTCACCACGACCTTGTAGGGTTATTGAAAGAATGTTAG
- the LOC9266478 gene encoding MEIOTIC F-BOX protein MOF-like: MRRERDATQIPENPMEGIPQTAAAAAAAAAAEASEPPRKRARVDGGGGGAGEEEEDRLSDLPDCLLEDILAHLGSRQAVQTSVLSRRWRNLWRGVRVVVIDVGSFRLPGADGDPPRFRLDRIEDFADGVLSPSLHPGAARELDALRMRLDEDAVTTNFQRWIRRALWRRPATVDLYYLPRRSFSWPPAVPLTPVTAVSRLKTLRIFGLRPTVVFGADEFPALEDLHIERCSYAHGTIASPTLKRLALVSPINGCFVREQRLTAPGLTSLRLVLPYSREEGVRVITDAPLTSLVDASITIVDTDPGDPRNRRVNQFKVDFLVAISNLLGRLTSVRNLDLTGLNATALLDNKSQEFPMFPYLTTLLLNECDIGYKYHVLRSILQNAPNLEQLRLHNCKFVGKSRRKAGQTQSKEKTSKCSSSTLSSACSSLKSVEIKHPRGEPSHDLLHEFLKEIPHNQWRKRSIDEETISIELNRK, from the exons ATGCGACGCGAGCGCGACGCGACGCAAATCCCGGAGAACCCTATGGAGGGGATCCCCcagaccgccgccgcggcggcggcggcggcggcggcggaggcatctGAGCCCCCGCGGAAGCGCGcccgcgtcgacggcggcggcggcggcgcaggggaggaggaggaggaccggCTGAGCGATCTGCCGGACTGCCTCCTGGAGGACATCCTGGCGCATCTCGGGTCCCGCCAGGCCGTGCAGACGAGCGTGctgtcgcggcggtggcggaacCTCTGGCGCGGCGTGCGGGTCGTGGTCATCGACGTGGGGTCGTTCCGCCTCCCGGGCGCCGACGGCGACCCGCCGCGGTTCCGCCTGGATCGCATCGAGGACTTCGCGGACGGCGtcctgtcgccgtcgctccacccGGGCGCCGCGCGGGAGCTGGACGCGCTCCGGATGCGCCTGGACGAGGACGCGGTGACCACCAACTTCCAGAGGTGGATCCGCCGCGCCCTCTGGCGCCGCCCCGCCACCGTCGACCTCTACTACCTCCCCCGCCGCTCCTTCAGCTGGCCGCCCGCCGTGCCCCTGACCCCGGTCACCGCCGTCAGCCGCCTCAAGACCCTGCGCATCTTCGGGCTCCGCCCGACGGTCGTCTTCGGCGCCGACGAGTTCCCGGCCCTCGAGGACCTGCACATCGAGAGGTGCTCGTACGCGCACGGCACCATCGCCTCGCCCACGCTCAAGCGGCTCGCCCTCGTCTCCCCAATCAACGGCTGCTTCGTCCGCGAGCAGCGCCTCACGGCTCCAGGCCTCACCTCGCTGCGCCTCGTCCTCCCGTACAGCCGGGAGGAAGGGGTTAGGGTGATCACCGACGCGCCGCTCACATCGCTCGTCGACGCGTCGATCACCATAGTTGACACCGATCCTGGGGATCCGCGGAACCGACGGGTGAACCAATTCAAGGTTGACTTCTTGGTTGCCATCAGCAACCTGCTTGGCCGCCTCACCAGCGTCAGAAATCTCGACCTGACTGGGCTCAATGCAACG GCACTGCTGGATAATAAATCCCAGGAATTCCCGATGTTCCCCTACTTGACAACCTTGCTCCTCAACGAGTGTGACATTGGATACAAGTACCACGTGTTGAGGAGCATCCTTCAGAACGCCCCAAATCTGGAGCAGCTTAGACTACACAATTGCAAG TTTGTAGGTAaatcgaggaggaaggctgggCAAACCCAGTCGAAGGAGAAAACTTCAAAATGCTCTAGCTCAACATTGTCTTCCGCGTGCAGCAGTTTGAAGTCAGTGGAAATCAAGCACCCGCGCGGTGAACCTTCTCATGATCTTTTACATGAATTTCTGAAGGAAATACCACACAATCAATGGAGGAAGAGATCAATTGATGAGGAGACAATATCAATCGAGCTCAATAGAAAGTAG